One Paracidovorax avenae ATCC 19860 genomic region harbors:
- a CDS encoding type III secretion protein, translated as MNALQLPVSPAPAIESGAAQPSNLSALAEKFARMMEGKPQAPLAEMAPDSTLGNALMHQDESMRKALQDMHALAHAQKDNSMNDIDMTSRQIELMYRVSGMQFQFHAMVYLAQSGKSGLQTLMRNQ; from the coding sequence ATGAACGCCCTCCAGCTGCCCGTATCCCCCGCGCCGGCCATCGAATCCGGCGCCGCCCAGCCCAGCAACCTGAGCGCGCTGGCGGAGAAGTTCGCGCGCATGATGGAAGGCAAGCCCCAGGCGCCCCTGGCCGAGATGGCCCCCGACTCCACCCTGGGCAACGCGCTCATGCACCAGGACGAATCCATGCGCAAGGCACTGCAGGACATGCACGCGCTGGCCCACGCGCAGAAAGACAACTCGATGAACGACATCGACATGACGTCCCGCCAGATCGAGCTGATGTACCGGGTGTCCGGCATGCAGTTCCAGTTCCATGCCATGGTCTATCTGGCCCAGAGCGGCAAGAGCGGCCTGCAGACGCTGATGCGCAACCAGTGA
- a CDS encoding ribonuclease inhibitor — protein sequence MNAFSHAPAGPDAGPEEHTVRDVRGLLALCREDMRGLRGLTLRGDFCDDDLRLLPATLQSLELSDCTGLTARGLSWLLALPLATLALRRMALRPEAVHALARHSRLATLELAHVPLDAEGARALAGAGSLATLRLDHCGLTPEGLAAVSSLPRLSRLQARGNGLGPEAAPALPGLRSLVELDLDGNRLGAEGAAVIARMQGLRTLSLNHNALGDDGARALAALPGLQTLSVQANQIGAAGAAALARGAALRALDLHRNRLGDAGVRALATGTRWQQLDLARNGIGAEGAAALASLPALDALVIAHNPLGDAGAGALAASDSLRFLDAGDCRIGDTGASALSRCPQLASLVLNNSSAEGVRIGERGALALAASPSLEEIDLEGHAVGSAGARAFAANPRLRRLGLARNQVGNAGAHALAGSASLASLDLWDNRVTDKALHSRGGAPWLRRRGPAPRWVSRAAG from the coding sequence ATGAACGCCTTCTCCCATGCCCCTGCCGGCCCGGACGCCGGCCCCGAGGAACATACCGTCCGCGACGTCCGGGGCCTGCTCGCGCTGTGCCGGGAGGACATGCGGGGCCTGCGCGGGCTCACCCTGCGTGGCGACTTCTGCGACGACGACCTGCGCCTGCTGCCCGCCACGCTCCAGTCCCTGGAGCTGTCCGACTGCACCGGGCTGACGGCTCGCGGCCTGTCGTGGCTGCTCGCCCTGCCGCTGGCCACCCTGGCCCTGCGGCGCATGGCCCTGCGGCCCGAAGCCGTGCACGCGCTGGCACGCCACAGCCGCCTGGCGACCCTGGAACTGGCCCACGTGCCGCTGGATGCGGAGGGAGCGCGTGCGCTGGCGGGCGCGGGCTCGCTCGCCACGCTGCGGCTGGACCATTGCGGCCTCACGCCGGAAGGGCTCGCGGCCGTTTCGTCCCTGCCTCGGCTTTCGCGCCTGCAGGCCCGCGGCAACGGACTGGGCCCCGAAGCCGCGCCCGCGCTGCCGGGCCTGCGCAGCCTGGTGGAACTGGACCTGGACGGCAACCGCCTGGGGGCCGAAGGCGCCGCCGTGATCGCACGCATGCAGGGCCTGCGGACCCTCTCGCTGAACCACAACGCGCTGGGCGACGATGGCGCACGGGCCCTGGCGGCACTGCCCGGCCTGCAGACGCTGTCGGTCCAGGCCAACCAGATCGGGGCGGCGGGAGCCGCGGCCCTGGCGCGCGGTGCCGCGCTGCGCGCCCTGGACCTGCACCGCAACCGCCTGGGCGATGCCGGCGTCCGCGCCCTGGCCACGGGCACCCGGTGGCAGCAGCTCGACCTCGCACGCAATGGCATCGGCGCAGAAGGGGCAGCCGCCCTGGCCAGCCTGCCCGCGCTCGACGCCCTGGTCATCGCCCACAACCCGCTGGGCGATGCCGGCGCCGGCGCCCTGGCGGCTTCGGATTCGCTGCGCTTCCTCGATGCGGGAGACTGCCGCATCGGCGATACCGGCGCCTCGGCGCTCTCGCGCTGCCCGCAACTGGCCTCGCTGGTGCTCAACAACAGTTCGGCGGAGGGTGTGCGCATCGGGGAACGCGGCGCGCTCGCCCTCGCCGCCAGCCCGTCCCTGGAAGAAATCGACCTGGAAGGCCATGCCGTGGGATCGGCCGGGGCCCGCGCATTCGCCGCCAACCCGCGGCTGCGCCGGCTCGGCCTGGCACGCAACCAGGTCGGCAATGCGGGCGCCCACGCGCTTGCCGGCAGCGCCAGCCTGGCCAGCCTGGACCTGTGGGACAACCGCGTCACGGACAAGGCCCTCCACAGCCGCGGCGGCGCCCCGTGGTTGCGCCGCCGCGGCCCGGCACCGCGCTGGGTGAGCCGGGCGGCCGGCTGA
- a CDS encoding type III secretion protein HrpB4 encodes MSRARDLARLACELQARIDALPDHVDPSWLRPTDAVGAAAAHGDALPPQVQGTLSKDWFVRRCGPLPPLERLEDGGARLALLDRTSLLARLCALALLGRPGVLRCCVQRSARTALQEALGPAFAPLRARDGGAAVSPEVAGWPPLAWSWVGYRELVRAGAWPDRALRRMVRLALPASRSGAPRPHLVPRASAAARERLQALETLFPEGRAC; translated from the coding sequence ATGAGCCGCGCACGCGATCTCGCCCGGCTGGCCTGCGAACTGCAGGCCCGCATCGATGCGCTGCCCGACCACGTCGATCCCAGCTGGCTGCGGCCCACGGACGCCGTGGGCGCCGCCGCGGCACACGGCGATGCGCTGCCTCCGCAGGTGCAGGGCACCCTGTCCAAGGACTGGTTCGTCCGCCGCTGCGGCCCCCTGCCCCCGCTGGAACGGCTGGAGGATGGCGGTGCGCGCCTCGCGCTGCTGGACCGGACATCGCTGTTGGCGCGCCTGTGCGCGCTGGCGCTGCTGGGCCGCCCCGGCGTGCTGCGCTGCTGCGTGCAGCGCAGCGCGCGCACGGCGCTGCAGGAAGCGCTGGGCCCCGCCTTCGCCCCGCTGCGCGCGCGCGACGGCGGCGCTGCCGTATCTCCTGAAGTGGCCGGCTGGCCACCGCTCGCATGGTCCTGGGTGGGCTACCGCGAACTGGTGCGCGCCGGTGCCTGGCCGGACCGCGCGCTGCGGCGCATGGTGCGGCTGGCCCTGCCGGCATCGCGCTCCGGCGCTCCCCGCCCCCACCTGGTGCCCCGGGCATCGGCCGCGGCGCGGGAGCGCCTGCAGGCGCTGGAAACCCTGTTCCCGGAGGGCCGCGCATGCTGA
- the sctJ gene encoding type III secretion system inner membrane ring lipoprotein SctJ, whose protein sequence is MTHDTPYPARGFSPLRRWLAPLVLLLALVGCKDDLFTRQTEADANDMVAALLESGIDAGKATSDAGKTWNVQVEKSDVVRSLAVLRSYGLPRERHATLGEMFKKEGLISTPTEERVRFIYGVAQQLEATLSQIDGVVTARVQIVLPNNDPLASTVKPASAAVFIKYRESANIAGLTAGIKNMVARSVEGLTYENVTVTLVPGMPIGPAPEKEASRAGLWAALAAAVLLVLGGAAGWIAWKRPAWLPAGLRRKPEAAAGELAADASAPSPASAAPLPSAPAMAKGLAG, encoded by the coding sequence ATGACGCATGACACGCCATATCCGGCCCGGGGCTTCTCGCCGCTGCGCCGGTGGCTCGCTCCCCTCGTCCTGCTGCTGGCGCTCGTCGGCTGCAAGGACGACCTCTTTACCAGACAGACCGAGGCAGACGCCAACGACATGGTGGCGGCCCTGCTCGAAAGCGGCATCGACGCGGGCAAGGCGACCTCCGACGCCGGCAAGACCTGGAACGTGCAGGTGGAAAAGAGCGACGTGGTGCGCTCGCTCGCCGTGCTGCGCTCCTACGGGCTGCCGCGCGAGCGCCATGCCACCCTGGGCGAGATGTTCAAGAAGGAAGGCCTGATCTCCACCCCGACGGAAGAGCGGGTGCGCTTCATCTACGGCGTCGCCCAGCAGCTGGAGGCCACGCTGTCGCAGATCGACGGCGTGGTCACCGCGCGTGTGCAGATCGTGCTGCCCAACAACGACCCGCTCGCCTCCACCGTCAAGCCCGCGAGCGCCGCGGTGTTCATCAAGTACCGCGAGAGCGCGAACATCGCCGGGCTGACCGCGGGCATCAAGAACATGGTGGCGCGCAGCGTCGAAGGCCTGACGTACGAGAACGTCACGGTCACGCTCGTGCCGGGGATGCCCATCGGCCCCGCGCCGGAGAAGGAAGCCTCGCGCGCCGGCCTCTGGGCCGCGCTGGCCGCCGCCGTGCTGCTGGTGCTGGGCGGCGCGGCGGGCTGGATCGCCTGGAAGCGGCCGGCCTGGCTGCCCGCCGGCCTGCGCCGCAAGCCGGAAGCCGCCGCCGGCGAACTCGCCGCCGACGCATCCGCGCCATCTCCCGCATCCGCGGCGCCCCTCCCGTCGGCCCCCGCCATGGCCAAGGGACTCGCGGGATGA
- a CDS encoding pectate lyase, producing MSVSLQTYSQSTSLRTTETPPAMPAGSAELAIDQLVLQVLEQVLKALQGTGQGGHGVGCTGGTRSAEGQRNGPEGVLQRFAELLKHLGQALEKSLAAVRANAFANRLARALGSDARTLDRLGDGADNGSFQSFAKDFLKNLDALSGNGAASGSGRVGSGSGDDDDDLGDLVRQLILAMLLGNPQALAKLLGHRGAGSDVLLKVLEQFVQLLGLGLQAAGGGAAGGSHAAGGGGAEAMAELVKQLLGAFMQGDTSGVDKLLQGQGGRHSLQQILALLTQLITMLSGGKPDGGGPAGQGGGPGGGPGAGAPACGGGAGPGHAGAGTGAGAGGGAAGKGVDGAHGVAAPSGQGGAPVVRSMDPSRPLSSAQARQLQEALKPDAVGADGVGIYNTTRVIPAGVQVDFNGARIKAGPALGDGGQAEGQKPLIRMESGSSIANLELSGADGIHAMGDAKLDRIKWADVGEDAFTMKGPGHVEVTNSSAFNASDKIFQLNAGGSFKLDNFTADTFGKAVRTNGGKDFPIDISVTRSSFRNGKEAVVRSDAEQAKTHLAGNTVVDTPHDVIAPQAAQVEGAQHRGTKSYTG from the coding sequence ATGTCCGTCTCTCTTCAGACATATTCCCAATCCACGTCGCTGCGGACCACCGAGACGCCGCCGGCCATGCCGGCAGGCAGCGCGGAACTGGCGATCGACCAGCTCGTGCTGCAGGTGCTGGAGCAGGTGCTCAAGGCCCTGCAGGGCACCGGCCAGGGGGGCCATGGCGTCGGCTGCACAGGCGGCACGCGCTCCGCGGAGGGGCAGCGCAACGGCCCGGAGGGGGTGCTGCAGCGTTTCGCCGAACTGCTCAAGCACCTGGGCCAGGCGCTCGAGAAATCGCTGGCGGCCGTGCGGGCGAACGCGTTCGCGAACAGGCTGGCGCGCGCCCTGGGCTCCGATGCCCGCACCCTCGACCGGCTGGGCGATGGCGCGGACAACGGCAGCTTCCAGTCCTTCGCGAAGGACTTCCTCAAGAACCTCGATGCGCTCTCGGGCAATGGCGCGGCCAGCGGCTCCGGCCGCGTGGGCAGCGGCAGCGGGGATGACGACGATGACCTGGGCGATCTCGTGCGCCAGTTGATCCTGGCGATGCTGCTAGGCAATCCCCAGGCGCTCGCCAAGCTGCTGGGCCACCGCGGCGCCGGCTCCGATGTCCTCCTGAAGGTGCTGGAGCAGTTCGTGCAACTCCTGGGCCTGGGCCTGCAGGCTGCGGGTGGCGGCGCGGCGGGCGGCAGCCATGCTGCCGGCGGTGGTGGCGCCGAGGCCATGGCGGAGCTCGTCAAGCAACTGCTGGGCGCCTTCATGCAGGGCGATACCAGCGGCGTGGACAAGCTGCTGCAAGGCCAGGGCGGGAGGCATTCGCTCCAGCAGATCCTGGCACTGCTGACGCAACTGATCACCATGCTGTCCGGCGGCAAGCCCGATGGCGGCGGCCCGGCAGGCCAGGGCGGCGGCCCGGGTGGCGGTCCGGGCGCAGGCGCCCCCGCATGCGGCGGCGGTGCCGGCCCCGGTCATGCCGGCGCAGGAACCGGTGCAGGTGCAGGCGGTGGTGCAGCCGGCAAGGGCGTGGACGGCGCGCACGGCGTGGCGGCGCCTTCCGGCCAGGGCGGCGCTCCCGTGGTCCGTTCCATGGATCCCTCCAGGCCCCTGAGCAGCGCGCAGGCCAGACAGTTGCAGGAGGCGCTCAAGCCCGACGCGGTGGGTGCGGACGGCGTGGGCATCTACAACACCACCCGCGTGATCCCGGCCGGCGTGCAGGTGGATTTCAACGGTGCACGGATCAAGGCCGGACCAGCCCTGGGCGACGGCGGCCAGGCCGAGGGCCAGAAGCCGCTGATCCGCATGGAGTCGGGGTCTTCCATCGCCAACCTGGAGCTGTCCGGGGCGGACGGCATCCATGCGATGGGGGACGCGAAGCTCGACCGCATCAAGTGGGCCGATGTCGGGGAGGATGCCTTCACGATGAAGGGACCGGGGCATGTGGAGGTCACCAACAGCTCCGCCTTCAATGCCAGCGACAAGATCTTCCAGCTCAACGCCGGCGGTTCCTTCAAGCTGGACAACTTCACGGCGGACACCTTCGGCAAGGCCGTGCGGACCAATGGCGGAAAGGACTTTCCGATCGATATCTCGGTGACCCGTTCGTCGTTCAGGAACGGCAAGGAGGCCGTGGTGCGTTCCGACGCGGAGCAGGCGAAGACCCACCTGGCCGGCAACACGGTGGTGGACACGCCCCATGACGTGATCGCTCCCCAGGCTGCGCAGGTCGAGGGTGCGCAGCACCGCGGAACCAAGAGCTATACCGGCTGA
- the sctN gene encoding type III secretion system ATPase SctN has product MHDVNGTARIARWMEREIAAAPLVRRSGKVAEVIGTLMRVNGLDAKLGELCHVLDERGELLQAAEVVGFANGQSILSPFGSILGVRGGSPVVGLGEVLSVPVGPRLLGRVIDSLGQPIDGKGPLDCSETRPVFALPPTPMEREMIEHPLPTGVKAIDGLITLGEGQRMGIFAPAGVGKSTLMGMLARGTQCDVSVIALIGERGREVREFVEFILGEEGMARSVVVCATSDRSSSERAKAAHVATAVAEYYRDQGLKVLLMMDSLTRFARAQREIGLAAGEPPARRGFPPSVFAEIPRLLERAGMGARGSITALYTVLYEDESGNDPISEEVRGILDGHMILSRKIAARNQYPAIDVLGSLSRVMSQIVPREHQQAGGRFRQLMAKYEEIEPLVQMGEYKPGNDPLADEAMEKHEEIRAFLNQSTSDLWDFGRSVDTLSDISG; this is encoded by the coding sequence ATGCATGACGTGAACGGAACCGCGCGGATCGCCCGCTGGATGGAGCGCGAGATCGCCGCCGCCCCGCTGGTGCGCCGCAGCGGCAAGGTGGCCGAGGTGATCGGCACGCTCATGCGCGTGAACGGCCTGGACGCCAAGCTGGGCGAGCTGTGCCACGTGCTGGACGAGCGCGGCGAGCTGCTGCAGGCGGCCGAGGTGGTGGGCTTCGCCAACGGGCAGAGCATTCTCTCGCCCTTCGGCTCCATCCTCGGCGTGCGCGGCGGATCGCCGGTGGTGGGCCTGGGCGAAGTGCTCTCGGTGCCCGTCGGCCCCCGGCTGCTGGGCCGCGTGATCGACAGCCTGGGCCAGCCCATCGACGGCAAGGGGCCGCTGGACTGCAGCGAAACGCGGCCCGTGTTCGCGCTGCCGCCCACGCCCATGGAGCGCGAGATGATCGAACACCCCCTGCCCACGGGGGTGAAGGCCATCGACGGCCTCATCACCCTGGGCGAAGGGCAGCGCATGGGCATCTTCGCGCCCGCCGGCGTGGGCAAGAGTACGCTGATGGGCATGCTCGCGCGCGGCACGCAGTGCGACGTCAGCGTGATCGCGCTCATCGGCGAGCGGGGCCGCGAAGTGCGCGAATTCGTCGAATTCATCCTCGGCGAGGAAGGCATGGCGCGCTCGGTGGTGGTCTGCGCCACCTCGGACCGCTCCTCCAGCGAGCGGGCCAAGGCGGCCCACGTGGCCACGGCCGTGGCGGAGTACTACCGCGACCAGGGCCTGAAGGTGCTGCTGATGATGGATTCGCTCACCCGCTTCGCACGGGCACAGCGCGAGATCGGCCTGGCCGCGGGTGAACCGCCGGCGCGCCGGGGCTTTCCGCCTTCGGTGTTCGCCGAGATCCCGCGGCTGCTGGAGCGTGCCGGCATGGGCGCGCGCGGCTCCATCACGGCGCTCTATACCGTGCTCTACGAGGATGAAAGCGGCAACGACCCGATCTCGGAGGAAGTGCGAGGCATCCTCGACGGGCACATGATCCTCTCGCGCAAGATCGCCGCGCGCAACCAGTACCCGGCCATCGACGTGCTGGGCAGCCTCTCGCGCGTGATGTCGCAGATCGTGCCGCGGGAACACCAGCAGGCCGGCGGGCGCTTCCGCCAGCTCATGGCCAAGTACGAGGAGATCGAACCGCTGGTGCAGATGGGCGAATACAAGCCCGGCAACGACCCGCTGGCCGACGAGGCCATGGAGAAGCACGAGGAGATCCGCGCCTTCCTCAACCAGTCCACGTCCGACCTCTGGGACTTTGGCCGTTCCGTCGATACGCTCTCGGACATCTCGGGCTGA
- a CDS encoding CesT family type III secretion system chaperone, producing MTIKTTESAQAHVPPRIPLSPARRACLAAALQHMGADDASVRAFAEQGMVMVNDVLLAIASLQERDDGRWLASALLPRPEGVSSARWSEALLVANGQTILLAPWAFSLDDSGDAVLLMSLEPDMADARMLAACFDGMLSLCEAVSTGAQALAQAAQTGKEAA from the coding sequence ATGACAATCAAAACAACCGAGTCCGCGCAGGCGCATGTGCCGCCCCGGATACCCCTGTCCCCTGCGCGCCGCGCCTGCCTGGCGGCCGCCCTGCAGCACATGGGGGCCGACGATGCCTCCGTGCGCGCCTTCGCCGAGCAGGGCATGGTGATGGTCAACGACGTTCTGCTGGCGATCGCATCGCTGCAGGAGCGCGATGACGGTCGCTGGCTGGCCTCCGCGCTGCTGCCCCGCCCCGAGGGCGTCTCGAGCGCCCGCTGGAGCGAAGCCCTGCTGGTGGCGAACGGGCAGACGATCCTGCTGGCTCCCTGGGCTTTCAGCCTGGACGACAGCGGCGACGCGGTGCTGCTGATGTCCCTGGAGCCCGACATGGCCGATGCCCGCATGCTGGCGGCCTGTTTCGACGGCATGCTGTCGCTGTGCGAGGCCGTGTCCACCGGTGCCCAGGCACTGGCGCAGGCTGCCCAGACGGGCAAGGAGGCCGCATGA
- a CDS encoding FliH/SctL family protein, translating to MLIWSSPAGAGLHSPAGILRAAEFETATTAVAVLEGARTEGEHLLAQARQEAADLLEAARRQAQALRDQAAADAAALVDQARADARLLAEQAVADASEEAARRWHAEFAALQASHDAAMAGMEKRLAAVVAMAVERMVLAEPRQALLQRAILTLRDTLGDARTARLRVHPDDADAARAALSAIGSDPDAPRVQVEADADLPPGSSIFDADIGRLDTSLHVQLAGLRGALERAVRVAAEEPVTVAYASRLGEDDNDEYQDEGQGDDRLAREDHDA from the coding sequence ATGCTGATCTGGTCTTCTCCCGCAGGCGCCGGCCTGCATTCGCCGGCCGGCATTCTCCGGGCCGCTGAATTCGAAACCGCCACCACGGCCGTGGCCGTGCTGGAAGGGGCGCGCACCGAAGGCGAGCACCTCCTCGCACAGGCAAGGCAGGAGGCGGCCGACCTGCTGGAGGCCGCGCGCAGGCAGGCGCAGGCGCTGCGCGACCAGGCCGCGGCCGACGCCGCAGCGCTGGTCGATCAGGCCCGTGCCGATGCCCGGCTCCTCGCGGAGCAGGCCGTGGCCGACGCCTCCGAGGAAGCCGCCCGCCGCTGGCACGCGGAATTCGCCGCGCTGCAGGCATCGCACGATGCCGCCATGGCGGGCATGGAAAAGCGCCTGGCGGCCGTCGTCGCGATGGCGGTGGAACGCATGGTGCTGGCAGAGCCGAGGCAGGCCCTGCTGCAACGCGCGATCCTGACCCTGCGCGATACCCTGGGCGACGCACGCACCGCGCGCCTGCGCGTCCATCCGGACGATGCCGATGCGGCACGCGCCGCGCTATCGGCCATCGGCAGCGACCCCGATGCCCCGCGCGTCCAGGTGGAAGCCGATGCCGACCTCCCGCCCGGCAGCAGCATTTTCGATGCCGACATCGGCCGCCTGGACACCAGTCTGCACGTGCAGCTGGCCGGCCTGCGCGGCGCGCTGGAGCGCGCCGTCCGCGTGGCCGCCGAAGAGCCGGTCACCGTGGCCTATGCGAGCCGGCTGGGCGAGGACGACAACGACGAATACCAGGACGAAGGCCAGGGCGACGACCGCCTGGCCCGGGAGGACCACGATGCATGA